From Rhodoferax sp. AJA081-3, the proteins below share one genomic window:
- a CDS encoding LysR family transcriptional regulator, with protein sequence MHHSENHLRTRPIAMGHLRAFEAVARHLNFRAAAEELSLTQSAVSRQIQAMEEEVGVPLFLRHTRAVELTGAGAQLLRTVLPSLESLDSTVRLIRRSAGRRSVTISTWASFASMWLIPRLEDFQSAHPDIDIRIDASDVPVDMETADIDVALRYARPVQVPAGAVRLFGEQLAPVASPWLLKSGHVIKNGSDLVHFGLIEASDSHRTQNLEWLTWRRWLDTHNFKTLEPKRWLYFNYAHQIAQAALTGQGLALARMPLVADSLASGDLVEILPHMRLDSPMVYWLIVGPRSAARPEIVAFCTWLQAQAALTRVAIGDVPA encoded by the coding sequence ATGCACCACTCAGAGAACCATTTGCGCACCCGCCCCATTGCCATGGGCCATCTGCGCGCCTTCGAAGCCGTGGCCCGCCACTTGAACTTTCGCGCGGCAGCAGAAGAGCTGTCATTGACGCAAAGTGCGGTCAGCCGCCAGATCCAGGCCATGGAAGAAGAGGTGGGGGTGCCCCTGTTTCTGCGCCACACCCGCGCCGTGGAACTGACCGGCGCAGGCGCCCAGTTGCTGCGCACCGTGTTGCCTTCACTGGAGAGTTTGGACAGCACCGTGCGCCTGATACGGCGCAGTGCGGGCCGGCGCAGTGTCACCATCAGCACCTGGGCCTCGTTTGCGTCCATGTGGCTGATCCCGCGGCTGGAAGACTTTCAAAGCGCCCACCCGGACATCGACATCCGCATAGACGCCAGTGATGTGCCGGTGGACATGGAGACGGCAGACATAGACGTGGCTTTGCGCTACGCGCGTCCGGTCCAGGTCCCAGCGGGGGCGGTACGCCTGTTTGGCGAACAACTCGCGCCCGTGGCCAGTCCCTGGTTGCTCAAGAGTGGCCACGTTATCAAGAACGGCAGCGACCTGGTGCACTTTGGCCTGATTGAGGCCAGCGATTCACACCGCACCCAAAACCTGGAGTGGCTGACCTGGCGGCGCTGGCTGGACACCCACAACTTCAAAACCCTGGAGCCCAAGCGTTGGCTCTACTTCAACTACGCACACCAGATCGCGCAGGCTGCCCTCACCGGCCAGGGCCTGGCGCTGGCGCGCATGCCACTGGTGGCAGACAGCCTGGCAAGTGGTGACCTGGTGGAGATACTGCCCCATATGCGGCTGGACTCACCCATGGTCTATTGGCTCATCGTAGGCCCGCGCTCGGCAGCACGCCCGGAGATTGTGGCCTTCTGCACTTGGCTGCAGGCCCAGGCCGCGCTGACGCGGGTGGCCATTGGTGATGTACCTGCCTGA
- a CDS encoding CoA transferase, translating into MDANAILSRIWALGGLPPQALDCVDLSGAEPVLPSSFAVGTAAQTSIAAAALAACELGHVRGQARQRVGVDLLHAALECEGAFSVDGQTPDAWDPFSGLYACSDGWVRMHANFAHHRDGALALLGLSSTTAQRKDAEQALRTWKALDFEHAAADRGMVVSALRSFAEWDAHPHALAIAAQPLLTLERIGDAPPLALPPLGDDQLPLTGLRVLDLTRIVAGPVAGRTLAALGADVMLVNSPHLPNIALIAETSRGKRSCHLDLRAADQRQAMDALVSNADVFVQGYRPGGLQALGYGAQALAERRPGIVVVSLSAYGEQGPWAKRRGFDSLVQAATGFNLAEAEAAGVSKPQALPMQILDHASGYLMAFATAAAKARQLQEGGSWHVRVSLAQTGHWLRGLGRVASGFAVAEPDRQPYMETYASGFGKLVAVRPTPQLSRTPAGWSRPSVPPGTHAPVWS; encoded by the coding sequence ATGGACGCCAACGCAATTCTCTCCCGCATCTGGGCCTTGGGCGGCCTGCCGCCACAGGCCCTGGACTGTGTGGACTTGTCCGGCGCAGAGCCGGTCTTGCCCTCGTCATTTGCCGTGGGCACCGCGGCACAAACCAGTATTGCTGCCGCGGCTTTGGCAGCATGTGAGTTGGGCCATGTGCGGGGCCAGGCTCGCCAACGGGTGGGTGTCGACTTGCTGCACGCGGCACTGGAATGTGAAGGCGCATTCAGTGTGGACGGGCAGACACCCGACGCCTGGGATCCGTTCTCGGGTCTGTACGCCTGCTCCGATGGCTGGGTGCGTATGCATGCCAACTTTGCCCACCACCGTGATGGCGCGCTGGCCCTGTTGGGGCTCTCCAGTACCACCGCGCAGCGCAAGGACGCAGAGCAGGCACTGCGCACCTGGAAAGCCCTGGACTTTGAGCATGCCGCCGCCGACCGCGGCATGGTCGTATCCGCCCTGCGCAGCTTTGCCGAGTGGGATGCCCATCCCCATGCACTGGCGATTGCGGCGCAACCCTTGCTCACGCTGGAACGTATTGGTGACGCACCGCCGCTGGCACTGCCCCCACTGGGCGATGACCAGTTGCCGTTGACAGGCCTACGCGTGCTGGACCTGACCCGCATCGTGGCAGGCCCGGTAGCGGGCCGAACCTTGGCCGCGCTGGGTGCCGACGTGATGCTGGTCAACTCGCCCCACCTGCCCAACATCGCCCTGATTGCCGAGACCAGCCGCGGCAAACGCTCGTGCCACCTGGACCTGCGTGCAGCAGACCAGCGGCAGGCCATGGATGCGTTGGTGTCCAACGCCGATGTTTTTGTGCAAGGCTACCGCCCCGGTGGTCTGCAGGCCCTGGGTTATGGCGCCCAGGCGCTGGCGGAGCGGCGACCAGGCATTGTGGTGGTGTCGCTATCGGCCTATGGGGAACAGGGCCCCTGGGCCAAGCGACGCGGTTTTGACTCGCTGGTGCAGGCCGCCACGGGCTTCAACCTGGCGGAGGCCGAAGCGGCCGGTGTTTCGAAACCCCAGGCTCTGCCCATGCAAATCCTGGATCACGCCAGTGGTTACCTGATGGCCTTTGCCACGGCGGCCGCGAAGGCGCGGCAATTGCAAGAAGGGGGAAGCTGGCATGTGCGCGTATCGCTGGCCCAAACGGGACACTGGCTGCGCGGCCTGGGGCGTGTGGCGTCGGGTTTTGCGGTGGCTGAACCCGACCGTCAACCCTACATGGAAACCTACGCATCAGGCTTTGGCAAGCTGGTGGCGGTACGCCCCACGCCGCAGCTGTCACGCACGCCCGCAGGGTGGAGTCGCCCGTCCGTCCCACCGGGCACCCACGCCCCCGTGTGGTCTTAG
- a CDS encoding DUF2145 domain-containing protein, protein MRRATPLVVALAVAAVAGPALAGRNCDTPQPLKTSTLERGLRLAQLTAQALDASGAGVVVLARAGQDLSKYGLRYSHLGFAYRQPDAEFGHVWRVLHKLNQCGSADSAIYRQGMGEFFMDDLWRYEAAWAVPTPAVQAQLMDVIQHKTRATQLHHKPYSLVSYAWGQRYQQSNQWALETLAMALRAPVRQTTVSEGRVEAQRWMQTHGYQPTVLRIGALTRLGGRMGAANIAFDDHPTDQRFSDQIATVTVDSVFDWMTRTGLTTQAVWYKRDHSTP, encoded by the coding sequence ATGCGCCGCGCTACTCCGCTGGTAGTCGCACTCGCCGTGGCAGCAGTTGCAGGCCCTGCCCTGGCCGGGCGCAACTGCGACACACCACAACCCCTCAAGACCAGCACGCTGGAACGTGGCCTGCGCCTGGCACAACTGACCGCCCAGGCGTTGGACGCCAGTGGTGCCGGTGTGGTGGTACTGGCCCGTGCCGGGCAGGACCTGAGCAAATATGGCCTGCGTTACTCCCACCTGGGCTTTGCCTACCGCCAACCGGACGCCGAGTTCGGCCACGTCTGGCGCGTGTTGCACAAGCTCAACCAGTGTGGCTCAGCCGATTCCGCCATCTACCGCCAGGGCATGGGGGAGTTTTTTATGGACGACCTGTGGCGTTATGAGGCCGCCTGGGCCGTGCCCACACCGGCAGTGCAGGCGCAACTGATGGATGTGATCCAACACAAAACCCGCGCCACCCAGCTGCACCACAAACCCTATAGCCTGGTCAGTTACGCCTGGGGCCAGCGTTACCAGCAATCCAACCAATGGGCGTTGGAGACACTGGCCATGGCCCTGCGAGCGCCGGTGCGCCAGACCACCGTATCGGAAGGCCGGGTAGAAGCCCAGCGCTGGATGCAGACCCACGGCTACCAGCCCACGGTGCTGCGCATCGGTGCCCTGACACGGCTGGGCGGGCGCATGGGTGCGGCCAACATCGCGTTTGATGACCACCCCACCGACCAACGCTTTTCGGACCAGATTGCAACCGTGACGGTGGACTCGGTCTTTGACTGGATGACACGCACCGGACTCACCACACAAGCGGTTTGGTATAAACGCGACCACAGTACTCCATAG
- a CDS encoding toxic anion resistance protein: MSQTTTTTVPSFTLAPPEVLAPVPAEVAKTAVPLPKETQTAVDDQVDRFMDGLLKEDVQSEAFKAKLDSAFALGREEVSVASSLMQSRLMQRNFAGVEDSSAFKAIQDMRGHLDELNPGKEGDLFQPQKFLGIIPFGNKLQAYFRKYQSAGSQLQKSMQQIYAARDDMQRDVVDIEATRTKLWEAMQKLAGAIYFAEQLDAKLASKVDALQSTDPIKAKALQQEVLFYARQNLQDMMTQQAVCTNGYLALDVLKKTGREMMNGCSRVATTGMSALAVAQTVARATGNQIKVMEMLSGVNSSIDNLVAETGRQLGTHVEKTTEFSQNPLLGIEKLKEMFDQTFSAMDAMDNFRAKSIEVMGQNNAMMKEQLARADQYLDRTRQQQAREASKQALSGPVAL; the protein is encoded by the coding sequence ATGAGCCAAACCACCACAACCACAGTCCCCAGTTTTACCTTGGCACCACCCGAGGTCCTCGCGCCAGTTCCCGCGGAAGTCGCAAAAACTGCGGTCCCCTTGCCCAAGGAAACCCAAACGGCGGTGGACGACCAGGTTGACCGCTTCATGGATGGCCTGCTGAAAGAAGATGTGCAAAGCGAGGCCTTCAAGGCCAAGCTGGACAGCGCCTTTGCACTGGGCCGTGAAGAGGTATCGGTGGCCTCCAGCCTGATGCAAAGCCGGCTGATGCAGCGCAACTTCGCCGGTGTGGAAGACAGCTCGGCCTTCAAGGCCATCCAGGACATGCGCGGCCATCTGGATGAACTGAACCCCGGCAAAGAGGGTGACCTGTTCCAGCCGCAGAAGTTTCTGGGCATCATCCCCTTTGGCAACAAGCTGCAGGCCTATTTCCGCAAGTACCAAAGCGCGGGTTCGCAATTGCAGAAAAGCATGCAGCAGATTTATGCCGCACGTGACGACATGCAGCGCGACGTGGTCGACATTGAAGCCACCCGCACCAAGCTGTGGGAAGCCATGCAAAAACTGGCAGGCGCCATCTACTTTGCCGAGCAGCTAGATGCCAAGCTGGCCTCCAAGGTCGACGCCCTGCAGTCCACCGATCCCATCAAGGCCAAGGCCTTGCAACAAGAAGTCTTGTTCTACGCCCGGCAAAACCTGCAGGACATGATGACGCAACAGGCCGTCTGCACCAATGGTTACCTGGCGCTGGACGTGCTGAAGAAAACCGGCCGTGAGATGATGAACGGCTGCTCCCGCGTGGCTACCACCGGCATGAGCGCGTTAGCGGTTGCCCAGACCGTGGCGCGCGCCACCGGCAACCAGATCAAGGTCATGGAAATGTTGTCGGGTGTGAACAGCTCCATCGACAACCTGGTCGCCGAAACCGGTCGCCAGCTGGGCACCCATGTAGAGAAAACCACCGAGTTCTCGCAAAACCCCCTGCTGGGTATCGAGAAGCTGAAGGAAATGTTTGACCAGACCTTCAGCGCCATGGATGCCATGGACAACTTCCGCGCCAAGTCCATCGAAGTCATGGGCCAGAACAACGCGATGATGAAAGAGCAACTGGCCCGGGCCGACCAGTACCTGGACCGCACCCGGCAACAACAGGCCCGTGAGGCCAGCAAACAGGCCCTCAGTGGTCCGGTTGCACTGTGA
- a CDS encoding YiaA/YiaB family inner membrane protein, with amino-acid sequence MATQYVMQRDTGGWRTQVWLSFGLAVGACAIGVMMLPGQELDRAFLAIGLFFCLFSSFAVAKSIRDNRDGQVDTASWVMTVWVAFAAAFSLTAWGLWRMNIGDWQKAFMVVSWLFLVSSTFTVAKTVRDKHEADLMDRAANASPDTKPATL; translated from the coding sequence ATGGCTACGCAATATGTGATGCAACGTGACACCGGCGGTTGGCGCACCCAGGTCTGGCTCTCCTTCGGCCTGGCCGTAGGTGCCTGCGCGATTGGTGTGATGATGTTGCCAGGCCAGGAGCTGGACCGCGCCTTTCTGGCGATTGGCCTGTTCTTCTGCCTTTTCTCATCGTTTGCCGTGGCCAAGTCCATCCGGGACAACCGCGACGGGCAAGTGGACACTGCTTCGTGGGTGATGACCGTGTGGGTTGCTTTTGCGGCGGCCTTCAGCCTGACGGCCTGGGGTCTGTGGCGTATGAATATTGGTGACTGGCAGAAGGCCTTCATGGTGGTGAGCTGGTTGTTCCTGGTCAGCAGCACCTTCACGGTCGCCAAGACCGTGCGTGACAAACACGAAGCCGATCTGATGGACCGCGCGGCCAACGCCAGCCCAGATACCAAGCCCGCGACACTTTAG
- a CDS encoding VWA domain-containing protein, which translates to MQARQKHHLTRWASVLLVTLGLVACDKPTEPAKSTASPAAAVDTFTVLATSDLKDAQPLEKMVEDATGVKLRFKFGGTMESTEAVQTGQANTDAAWFANAKYLLSDPQGQGRVKLQEKIMLSPVVVGVSESQAKVLGWDQPEVARKVTWNVIAKAAQSGQLKYALSNPATSNQGFMSLMGVVASAAQKSEALTASDVDRAAIAGFIKGYKLVGDNSSYLSEKFIEQQNTRVNAFINYESWLLSLNQSGKLKEKLTLIYPHEGVATADYPLMLLNDAKREQYLKVVAYLKGDAAQTWLAKTTLRRPVNSEVAKAQASLFPQDSMLVELPFSTDRALADGLINAYLNEFRTPIASTFVLDVSGSMNQGGRRQQLVEALQYIAGDDASLTGRIARLTSREKVWMLPFSEQVYSPVFFQLPGVGKGAATGKGLATQADSEGKQKVLGQVRDFADSLNMTGGTALYDAVLTALVNMHEERQKNPGYQYSVVAFTDGEVNKGRDMAQFKAAYANLPEDVRAIPVFMVLFGEANEAALKELVATTGGRVFDARKASLYSVFKDIRAYQ; encoded by the coding sequence ATGCAAGCACGACAAAAACATCATCTGACACGCTGGGCTTCGGTACTGCTGGTGACGCTGGGCTTGGTTGCCTGCGACAAACCGACCGAGCCCGCCAAGAGCACGGCGTCACCCGCCGCGGCGGTCGACACCTTCACCGTGCTGGCCACCAGTGATTTAAAAGACGCCCAGCCCCTGGAGAAGATGGTGGAAGACGCCACGGGCGTTAAGCTGCGCTTCAAGTTCGGCGGCACCATGGAGAGCACCGAGGCCGTGCAGACGGGTCAGGCCAATACCGACGCCGCCTGGTTCGCCAATGCCAAGTATTTGTTGTCCGACCCGCAGGGCCAGGGCCGCGTCAAGCTGCAGGAAAAAATCATGCTGTCCCCCGTGGTGGTGGGCGTCAGTGAAAGCCAGGCCAAGGTACTGGGCTGGGACCAGCCCGAGGTGGCCCGCAAGGTCACCTGGAATGTGATCGCCAAGGCCGCACAAAGCGGCCAGCTCAAATACGCACTGTCCAACCCCGCCACCAGCAACCAGGGCTTTATGTCGCTGATGGGTGTGGTGGCATCGGCCGCGCAGAAGTCCGAAGCGCTGACCGCCTCCGACGTGGACCGCGCCGCCATAGCCGGCTTTATCAAGGGCTACAAACTGGTGGGCGACAACAGCAGCTACCTCAGCGAAAAATTCATCGAGCAGCAAAACACCCGCGTCAATGCCTTCATCAACTACGAAAGCTGGCTGCTGTCGCTAAACCAGTCTGGCAAGCTCAAGGAAAAACTCACGCTGATCTACCCGCACGAAGGTGTGGCCACGGCCGACTACCCGCTGATGCTGCTCAACGACGCCAAGCGCGAGCAATACCTCAAAGTCGTTGCCTACCTCAAGGGCGATGCAGCCCAGACCTGGCTAGCCAAGACCACGCTGCGCCGCCCGGTGAATTCCGAAGTGGCCAAGGCGCAGGCCAGCCTATTCCCACAAGACAGCATGCTGGTGGAGCTGCCCTTCTCCACCGACCGAGCGCTGGCCGATGGCCTGATCAACGCCTACCTGAACGAATTCCGCACACCCATTGCATCCACCTTTGTGCTGGACGTGAGCGGCAGCATGAACCAGGGCGGCCGGCGCCAGCAGTTGGTAGAGGCCCTGCAGTACATCGCCGGTGACGACGCGTCGCTGACCGGCCGCATCGCCCGCCTGACCAGCCGCGAGAAGGTGTGGATGCTGCCTTTCTCAGAACAAGTCTACAGCCCTGTTTTCTTCCAGCTGCCGGGCGTGGGCAAGGGTGCGGCCACTGGCAAAGGCCTGGCCACACAAGCCGATTCCGAAGGCAAACAAAAGGTGCTGGGCCAGGTGCGCGACTTTGCAGACAGCCTGAACATGACCGGTGGCACCGCACTGTACGACGCCGTGCTGACAGCCCTGGTCAATATGCACGAGGAGCGCCAGAAGAACCCCGGCTACCAATACTCTGTGGTGGCGTTCACCGACGGTGAAGTCAACAAGGGCCGCGACATGGCGCAGTTCAAGGCCGCTTATGCCAACCTGCCCGAAGACGTGCGCGCCATTCCCGTCTTCATGGTGTTGTTTGGAGAGGCCAACGAAGCCGCGCTGAAAGAACTGGTGGCCACCACGGGCGGGCGCGTGTTTGATGCCCGCAAGGCCTCGCTGTACAGCGTGTTCAAGGACATACGGGCTTACCAATAA
- a CDS encoding DUF4124 domain-containing protein gives MRTAKFAFLCLLALSAFASHAQLRKCTGADGKVTYSDVGCATEKKEAGLRGGTVTTMESSGLRQYAAQSQAPVATRVSVQVVGSSKNTTSQTSQTGYWKCD, from the coding sequence ATGAGAACTGCAAAGTTTGCATTTTTATGTTTATTGGCGCTATCGGCGTTCGCATCACACGCGCAGTTGAGAAAGTGCACCGGGGCCGACGGTAAGGTGACCTACAGCGATGTGGGCTGTGCGACGGAGAAGAAAGAAGCCGGCCTGCGCGGCGGCACCGTCACCACTATGGAATCGTCTGGCTTGAGACAGTACGCTGCCCAATCACAAGCACCCGTCGCCACGCGGGTTTCAGTGCAAGTTGTAGGCAGTAGCAAAAATACCACCTCGCAAACCAGTCAAACGGGCTACTGGAAGTGCGATTAG
- a CDS encoding ubiquinone biosynthesis protein, with amino-acid sequence MVSFLDAVVAFPTAIFTTLLGVVAFYWVLALLGLVDFDSGETDLDVDPAMTDPDLGSLAGIIVAFGLQGVPLSIVFSLLVLLSWTLTCMGAMWLLALLPGTIPVYVGGTLLALASVSLAVPIAARILKPLRGLFVTHAAITNASLVGQHCKVLTQTVDEKSGRAEVSQRGANINIRVWAHTPNALARGSHARIAAYEEKTARYRIEADG; translated from the coding sequence ATGGTTAGCTTTCTGGATGCCGTCGTCGCATTCCCCACGGCCATCTTCACCACCCTGCTGGGCGTTGTGGCGTTCTACTGGGTGCTGGCCTTGCTGGGTCTGGTCGATTTTGATTCCGGTGAAACGGATCTGGATGTCGACCCCGCCATGACCGACCCCGACTTGGGCAGCCTGGCTGGCATCATCGTCGCCTTTGGCTTGCAGGGTGTGCCGCTCTCCATCGTGTTCAGCCTATTGGTGCTCTTGTCGTGGACGCTGACCTGCATGGGCGCCATGTGGCTGCTGGCGCTGCTGCCTGGCACTATTCCCGTCTACGTGGGTGGCACACTGCTGGCCCTGGCCAGTGTGTCCCTGGCAGTGCCCATTGCCGCACGCATCCTCAAGCCGCTGCGGGGTTTGTTTGTCACGCATGCCGCCATCACCAACGCGTCGCTGGTAGGCCAGCACTGCAAGGTCTTGACACAAACCGTGGATGAAAAAAGCGGCCGGGCCGAGGTGTCACAACGCGGCGCCAACATCAACATCCGGGTCTGGGCCCACACACCCAATGCACTGGCGCGTGGCAGCCATGCCCGCATCGCCGCCTACGAAGAAAAGACCGCACGCTACCGCATAGAGGCCGACGGATGA
- a CDS encoding DUF2917 domain-containing protein, with the protein MSSSHTLEFQTSHSQDTVPGFWKLAPGRALSLQPRQAGLLRVAQGQVWVTLDAEHQGAGNELGDYFLQAGEQIAVRPGQHVVLEPFAPAEQQAVFFDWTPSPAVVHAHVAQDAGAVTQPLRDLGQALGLVALALLHLGTGLLAYGRQLVSGRPVVQAPQHCS; encoded by the coding sequence ATGTCAAGCAGCCACACACTGGAATTCCAGACATCCCACAGCCAGGACACCGTCCCCGGTTTCTGGAAGTTGGCCCCTGGGCGTGCGCTCAGCCTGCAGCCGCGCCAAGCCGGATTATTGCGTGTGGCCCAAGGCCAGGTGTGGGTCACACTGGACGCCGAACACCAAGGCGCTGGCAACGAACTGGGTGATTACTTTCTGCAAGCTGGCGAGCAAATTGCCGTTCGCCCTGGCCAGCATGTGGTGCTGGAGCCCTTTGCGCCTGCAGAGCAGCAAGCGGTGTTTTTTGACTGGACGCCCAGCCCTGCAGTGGTGCATGCGCACGTCGCCCAAGATGCTGGTGCGGTGACGCAGCCCCTGCGGGACCTGGGCCAGGCATTGGGTCTGGTGGCCCTGGCGCTGCTGCACCTGGGTACCGGCCTGCTGGCCTATGGTCGGCAACTGGTGTCGGGGCGGCCCGTGGTGCAGGCACCGCAACACTGCAGCTAA
- a CDS encoding substrate-binding domain-containing protein, producing MNKAGKAIVTVGLLAIFGAAAYFSVYQTGRQPASGAPSTGVLGGLAGKLTGAVPVEELSGLIALDVEPYFQDPRVQKALAANGFKLNVQRIGSRDMAARVIPGQTPDFFYSSGVVAANQIGDAAKKANIATTVYSPIYTPMVIASWAPIAQILATNGMATEASPGVWHVDLAKLTQLMLDKKRWKDLKGATAYDVNKSVLVSTTDVRKSNSAAMYLALTTYAFNGGEVVTDRDTAQKSAKAVAGLFKRQGYQENYVNGNFDDYVSIGIGKTPMAFIYENQIVSYAMAKKGLSPGMVLVYPQPTLFNKVVFVAASARAKKLGELLSTNTELQQLAVDFGFRIGDSAYFVQAAKATNLAVEERLTQVIDPPSFDMMAEMIDVITREMAQ from the coding sequence ATGAACAAAGCAGGCAAGGCAATTGTGACGGTAGGGCTGTTGGCGATCTTTGGCGCAGCCGCCTACTTCTCGGTGTACCAGACCGGGCGGCAACCCGCGTCCGGCGCCCCCAGCACCGGGGTGTTGGGTGGCTTGGCCGGCAAGCTGACGGGTGCAGTGCCAGTGGAAGAACTCTCCGGGCTGATTGCATTGGATGTGGAGCCTTACTTCCAGGACCCGCGGGTGCAAAAGGCGCTAGCGGCCAACGGCTTCAAACTCAACGTGCAACGCATTGGCTCGCGCGACATGGCGGCGCGTGTGATCCCCGGGCAAACGCCAGACTTCTTTTACTCGTCGGGTGTGGTGGCCGCCAACCAGATTGGCGACGCGGCCAAAAAGGCCAACATCGCCACCACGGTGTACTCCCCCATTTACACACCCATGGTGATTGCGTCCTGGGCACCGATTGCACAGATTCTGGCCACCAATGGCATGGCCACCGAGGCCAGCCCCGGCGTCTGGCATGTTGACCTGGCCAAGCTGACCCAGCTCATGCTGGACAAGAAACGCTGGAAAGACCTCAAGGGTGCAACGGCTTACGACGTGAACAAAAGTGTGTTGGTCTCCACCACCGACGTGCGCAAGAGCAACTCTGCCGCCATGTATCTGGCGCTGACCACCTACGCCTTCAACGGGGGTGAAGTGGTCACCGACCGCGACACGGCGCAAAAGTCTGCCAAGGCCGTGGCTGGCCTGTTCAAGCGCCAGGGTTATCAAGAGAACTATGTCAACGGCAACTTCGACGACTATGTGTCGATTGGCATTGGCAAGACGCCCATGGCCTTTATCTACGAGAACCAGATCGTCAGTTATGCCATGGCCAAGAAGGGCCTGAGCCCGGGGATGGTGCTGGTCTACCCCCAACCCACGCTGTTCAACAAGGTGGTGTTTGTAGCGGCCAGTGCGCGGGCCAAGAAGCTGGGCGAACTGCTGTCCACCAACACCGAGCTGCAGCAGCTGGCGGTGGACTTCGGTTTCCGCATCGGCGACAGCGCCTACTTTGTGCAGGCCGCCAAGGCCACCAACCTGGCGGTGGAAGAGCGTCTGACCCAGGTGATAGACCCACCCAGCTTCGACATGATGGCCGAGATGATTGACGTCATCACCCGCGAGATGGCGCAATAG